The Candidatus Thermokryptus mobilis genome contains a region encoding:
- a CDS encoding heavy metal translocating P-type ATPase encodes MSEREREIEKLNITKVLKIEIPIVGMTCASCVLKVQNNLQKLPGVKNAVVNLVTEKATIEFESDKTLNLKDVIKSVRSIGYDVAIQKITIPIEGLASASASIVENSISKLDGVVSVNINPATENLTVEFVSTLISVDNIKSEIEKFGFKVPHLAEEDVELYEEIIKKREYEDLKKRFIFSSILTSLILLDMLSHFFHHFGDRTVVNYILFLLTTPVMFYGGGKFFRSFLAGIRHLSVDMNTLIAIGTGSAYLYSVVATFIPSVFTSIGRTPDVYYETSAVIITLILLGRLLETRARAQTATAIKKLSSLQPKTATLVKDGEEITVQVKDIKPGDIVLVKPGERIPVDGVIIEGYASVDESVITGESMPVEKKPGDIVIGSTLNKAGSFKFRVTNVGKDTVFSKIIQLVKDSLASKPPIQKLADKVASVFVPIVISIATLSFIVWYLLGYGFTFALMNFIATLIVACPCALGLATPTAIVVAAGKSAEMGILIKNGTSLEVANKVNLVVFDKTGTITYGKPEVTDIIKLGNLTEDEILRLSASVERNSEHPLGEAIVRYARLRNLKLSEPKNFFSIPGQGVFANVDSFEVAVGNLTFMLNLGIDMKKFENTIDILSNEGKTPVFVAVDRKVVGLIAIADTIKYDAKETISKLKKLGIDVALLTGDNYKTARAIANKIGVDKVFAEVLPEQKSEKIDELKKSGYIVAMVGDGINDAPALAKSDVAIAIGSGTEVASATADIILLKDDIKGVLQVIKISSKTYKIIKQNLFWAFFYNIILIPIAAGILYPFTGLLLKPVLASLSMSFSSVLVVTNSLRIKKIKI; translated from the coding sequence ATGAGCGAAAGGGAGAGGGAAATAGAGAAATTAAACATCACAAAGGTATTAAAGATTGAGATTCCGATTGTTGGTATGACCTGCGCAAGTTGTGTGCTGAAGGTTCAAAACAATCTCCAAAAGCTTCCCGGGGTAAAAAATGCAGTTGTAAATCTGGTCACAGAAAAAGCAACGATTGAATTTGAATCGGATAAAACGCTAAATCTTAAAGATGTGATAAAGTCCGTAAGGTCAATCGGATATGATGTTGCGATTCAAAAAATAACCATACCTATTGAAGGATTGGCATCGGCATCTGCTTCAATAGTTGAAAATTCAATATCAAAGTTAGACGGTGTTGTAAGTGTAAATATCAATCCAGCCACTGAGAATTTAACCGTTGAATTTGTCTCAACTTTAATTTCGGTTGATAATATAAAAAGCGAGATTGAAAAGTTCGGCTTTAAAGTTCCGCATCTTGCCGAGGAAGATGTTGAACTTTACGAGGAAATAATCAAAAAGCGTGAATATGAAGACCTGAAAAAGCGATTCATCTTTAGCTCTATCTTGACTTCTTTAATTCTACTTGACATGTTATCACATTTTTTCCATCATTTTGGTGATAGAACTGTTGTAAATTACATTCTTTTCCTATTGACCACGCCTGTGATGTTTTACGGTGGGGGAAAATTTTTCAGGAGTTTTCTTGCGGGAATTCGCCACTTGTCTGTTGATATGAACACTTTAATTGCGATTGGAACCGGTTCTGCGTATTTATATAGCGTCGTTGCGACTTTCATCCCAAGCGTTTTCACTTCAATAGGTAGAACACCGGATGTTTACTATGAGACCTCCGCTGTCATAATAACTTTGATTTTGCTTGGGCGTCTTCTTGAAACGAGGGCAAGGGCTCAAACCGCAACCGCGATCAAGAAGCTCTCATCTCTGCAACCGAAAACAGCAACACTTGTAAAAGATGGCGAAGAAATAACTGTTCAGGTTAAAGATATAAAACCAGGCGACATCGTTTTAGTTAAACCAGGTGAAAGAATCCCTGTTGATGGAGTTATAATAGAGGGATATGCCTCGGTTGATGAATCTGTCATAACAGGTGAAAGCATGCCCGTTGAGAAAAAACCCGGGGATATTGTGATAGGGTCAACGCTAAATAAGGCGGGAAGTTTCAAGTTCAGGGTGACAAATGTCGGAAAGGATACAGTTTTTTCAAAAATAATTCAGCTTGTTAAGGATTCACTTGCAAGTAAACCACCGATTCAGAAACTTGCTGACAAGGTGGCATCTGTCTTCGTTCCGATAGTAATCTCAATTGCGACTTTATCTTTCATCGTTTGGTATCTTCTTGGTTATGGATTTACTTTTGCGTTGATGAATTTTATTGCGACTTTAATTGTTGCTTGTCCCTGTGCCCTTGGGCTTGCCACACCAACTGCGATCGTTGTAGCAGCTGGTAAATCAGCTGAGATGGGGATTTTAATTAAAAACGGCACATCTCTTGAGGTCGCAAACAAAGTTAATCTTGTGGTTTTTGATAAAACCGGGACGATAACATACGGAAAACCAGAGGTCACTGATATAATAAAACTTGGAAATTTAACTGAGGATGAAATACTTCGCCTTTCGGCATCCGTTGAAAGGAACTCCGAACATCCACTTGGTGAAGCAATTGTCAGATATGCCAGGCTCAGAAACCTAAAATTGTCTGAACCTAAAAACTTTTTCTCAATCCCTGGTCAAGGTGTTTTCGCAAATGTTGATTCATTTGAGGTTGCTGTCGGGAACTTAACATTTATGTTAAACCTTGGGATAGATATGAAAAAATTTGAAAACACAATTGACATTTTAAGTAACGAAGGTAAAACTCCTGTTTTTGTTGCGGTTGATAGAAAGGTTGTCGGTCTAATAGCAATTGCTGACACGATCAAATATGATGCTAAAGAAACGATATCAAAGCTGAAAAAACTTGGGATAGATGTTGCACTTCTAACTGGTGATAATTACAAGACGGCAAGGGCGATAGCAAATAAAATTGGTGTTGATAAGGTTTTCGCCGAGGTTTTGCCAGAACAGAAATCTGAAAAGATAGATGAGCTTAAAAAATCCGGTTACATTGTTGCCATGGTTGGGGATGGGATTAACGATGCCCCCGCACTTGCAAAATCGGATGTTGCGATAGCAATTGGTTCTGGGACGGAAGTTGCATCAGCAACTGCAGACATTATTCTTTTGAAAGATGATATAAAGGGCGTCCTACAAGTGATAAAAATTTCTTCAAAAACATATAAAATCATAAAACAAAACCTTTTCTGGGCTTTCTTCTACAA
- a CDS encoding metal-sulfur cluster assembly factor: MVTEEQVYEALRECYDPEIPINIVDLGLVYEVKIIDDWVGVKMTLTAPGCPAHTFISQQVRERLLQIPGVKDADVVIVWEPRWNPSMMSEKARMQLFGDLGLSSGEEEQ, from the coding sequence ATGGTGACAGAAGAACAGGTATATGAAGCTCTTAGGGAATGCTATGACCCCGAGATTCCGATAAACATCGTTGATTTAGGGCTTGTTTATGAGGTCAAAATAATTGATGATTGGGTAGGTGTTAAGATGACATTGACTGCTCCGGGGTGTCCTGCTCATACATTTATAAGTCAGCAAGTTCGTGAGCGACTTCTTCAAATCCCTGGAGTTAAGGATGCCGATGTTGTAATCGTCTGGGAACCGCGTTGGAATCCAAGCATGATGTCTGAGAAGGCAAGGATGCAACTTTTCGGTGACCTTGGGTTATCATCTGGGGAGGAAGAGCAATAA
- a CDS encoding ABC transporter ATP-binding protein has product MAEVRLENVSKIYPNNVVAVKNATFEVKDGEFMVLLGPSGCGKTTTLRMIAGLEEVTSGFIYIDNKIVNDVPPKDRDIAMVFQNYALYPHMTVYENMAFGLKLRKYPKSEIDKRVKEAAKILGIEHLLDRKPKELSGGQRQRVAVGRAIVRNPKVFLFDEPLSNLDAKFRVQMRTEISKLHRKLGATMIYVTHDQIEAMTMGDRIVVMKDGIIQQIDTPLNLYNFPKNKFVAGFIGSPSMNFIEGEIVLEDGLKFIESDGGIKLSIPEEYQDKLKNYIGKRVIFGIRPEHIYDPIYTQIQNGERIKILVDVVEPMGNEIYIYFATTTAQCVARVPAHEEPEVGALKELVIDMRKAHFFDKETEESILYD; this is encoded by the coding sequence ATGGCGGAGGTTCGGCTTGAAAATGTGAGCAAAATCTACCCGAATAATGTTGTCGCCGTAAAGAATGCAACTTTTGAAGTAAAAGATGGTGAATTTATGGTCTTGCTTGGTCCCTCAGGTTGCGGGAAAACGACAACTTTGAGAATGATAGCTGGTCTTGAAGAAGTTACAAGTGGATTTATCTATATTGATAATAAAATTGTTAATGATGTTCCTCCAAAGGATAGAGATATCGCAATGGTTTTCCAAAATTACGCACTCTATCCGCATATGACTGTCTACGAGAACATGGCGTTTGGCTTAAAACTCAGAAAGTATCCGAAAAGCGAGATTGACAAAAGGGTTAAAGAAGCAGCAAAAATACTTGGGATTGAGCATCTGCTTGATAGAAAGCCAAAGGAGCTCTCAGGCGGTCAAAGACAGCGGGTTGCTGTTGGAAGAGCCATAGTCAGGAATCCAAAGGTTTTTTTATTTGATGAGCCGTTGAGTAATCTTGACGCAAAGTTTAGAGTTCAAATGAGAACCGAAATTTCAAAACTCCATCGGAAACTTGGCGCTACGATGATTTATGTCACGCACGATCAGATAGAGGCGATGACTATGGGGGACAGAATCGTTGTGATGAAAGATGGAATCATACAGCAAATAGACACACCATTAAATCTTTACAACTTTCCTAAAAATAAATTTGTCGCCGGTTTCATAGGAAGCCCGTCAATGAACTTCATTGAAGGTGAAATTGTTTTAGAAGATGGTTTAAAATTTATTGAGAGTGACGGTGGAATTAAACTTTCAATCCCAGAGGAATATCAAGACAAATTGAAAAATTATATTGGAAAGCGTGTGATATTTGGTATAAGACCAGAACATATTTATGATCCGATTTATACACAGATACAAAATGGTGAGAGGATAAAAATTTTAGTTGATGTCGTTGAGCCGATGGGGAATGAGATTTACATTTACTTTGCCACTACAACAGCACAATGTGTTGCGAGAGTCCCAGCTCATGAGGAGCCTGAAGTTGGAGCTTTAAAGGAACTTGTAATTGATATGAGGAAGGCGCACTTTTTTGATAAGGAAACCGAAGAATCAATTTTGTACGATTGA
- the aroA gene encoding 3-phosphoshikimate 1-carboxyvinyltransferase translates to MKITKVNKIKGIVYPPGDKSISHRVALISALSDGENTIENFLFAGDTNKTLECLQKLGVEIEIGEKLKIKGKGIKKLSPPHSILDAGNSGTTIRLLAGILAGQKFDSEITGDDSLRKRPMRRIVKPLQMMEAKIEPTEEGTAPLKIYGVDSLNPIEYEPEIPSAQVKSCLIFAGLHADGKTKIIERIPTRDHTERLLGLKAHFENGKKIIEVEGGKRIEPANYIIPNDISSAAFFIVAGVIIPNSNIRIKNVTLNPTRTAFIEILRQMGADIETENVKEVMGEPIGDVIVKSKKEVNLKNLTLSGDVIPGVIDEIPILSIAGAIGEGKFEVRDASELRKKESDRIKAIVENLRAMGLDVEEYEDGFAFEGKNKLKGALIKTFNDHRIAMAFSIAGLIAEGETVIDNPDCVKISFPNFFKILSSVVNF, encoded by the coding sequence ATGAAAATCACGAAAGTAAATAAAATCAAAGGGATAGTATATCCTCCTGGTGACAAATCAATTTCACATAGGGTTGCTTTAATTTCTGCCTTGTCAGATGGGGAAAATACGATTGAAAATTTCCTCTTCGCAGGTGACACAAATAAAACGCTTGAGTGCCTCCAAAAACTTGGCGTTGAAATTGAAATCGGGGAAAAATTGAAAATAAAGGGTAAAGGAATTAAAAAGCTTTCCCCGCCACATTCAATTCTTGACGCTGGGAATTCTGGGACGACGATTCGTCTTCTCGCCGGGATACTCGCCGGTCAAAAATTTGACTCTGAAATAACAGGGGATGATTCTTTAAGAAAAAGACCTATGCGGAGGATCGTTAAACCACTTCAAATGATGGAAGCAAAAATTGAGCCCACGGAAGAAGGAACCGCTCCTTTGAAAATTTATGGCGTTGACAGTTTAAATCCAATTGAATATGAACCCGAAATCCCAAGCGCTCAAGTTAAGTCATGTCTAATTTTCGCAGGTTTACATGCGGATGGAAAGACTAAAATAATTGAAAGGATTCCAACACGAGATCACACTGAGCGTTTGCTCGGCTTAAAGGCTCATTTTGAAAACGGTAAAAAAATCATTGAAGTTGAAGGTGGCAAAAGAATTGAACCAGCTAATTATATCATTCCAAACGATATCTCTTCAGCAGCGTTTTTCATAGTTGCTGGAGTGATAATCCCAAATTCAAACATCAGGATAAAAAATGTGACCTTGAACCCAACGAGGACAGCTTTCATTGAAATTCTTAGACAAATGGGCGCAGACATTGAAACAGAAAATGTAAAAGAAGTCATGGGCGAACCGATAGGTGATGTAATCGTTAAATCAAAGAAAGAAGTCAATTTGAAAAACTTAACACTCTCAGGCGATGTAATACCCGGTGTAATAGATGAGATTCCGATACTTTCAATTGCAGGTGCTATCGGCGAAGGTAAATTTGAAGTCAGAGATGCTTCAGAGCTCAGAAAAAAGGAAAGCGATAGGATTAAAGCAATTGTTGAAAACCTCAGAGCGATGGGTCTTGATGTTGAAGAATATGAAGATGGCTTTGCGTTTGAAGGCAAGAACAAATTAAAAGGTGCGCTTATAAAAACATTTAACGACCATAGGATAGCTATGGCTTTTTCAATCGCCGGGTTAATAGCTGAAGGCGAGACAGTGATTGACAATCCGGACTGCGTTAAAATTTCATTCCCGAACTTTTTTAAAATTTTGTCAAGCGTGGTAAATTTTTAA
- the gpmI gene encoding 2,3-bisphosphoglycerate-independent phosphoglycerate mutase, which translates to MRKVILIVLDGFGIRDENVPIQADAIALAKKPNFDFLYANYPWVPIHASGEYVGLPDGQMGNSEVGHLNIGAGRIVYQDIVRISKSIKNGDFFKNDVLLGAIENVKRNNGSLHLVGLLSDGGVHSHIEHLYALLELAKMNDVERVYVHALLDGRDTPPSSAIEYVRQFEAKAKEIGVGKIAVVGGRYYGMDRDNRWERTEKYYRAMTEAQGEKFKSAEEGILKSYEKGVTDEFVVPFIVVDENGNPIGQVKDGDSIIFFNFRADRARQLTRAFISNDFDKFQRRKLDVYFVTMTEYDDDFDVPIAFKPVYLTNTLGEVISKQGLKQLRIAETEKYAHVTYFFSGGREDPFEGEDRVLIPSPKVATYDLKPEMSAFEVTDRVVEEINKRKYDLIVLNFANPDMVGHTGIIPAAVKAIEAVDTCIGRIYKAVKENGYVMIITADHGNAEKMIDPETGEPHTAHTTSQVPFILVMDDYRGELKKDGKLGDIAPTILTIMGISIPPEMDGEILLLEKVPYAVK; encoded by the coding sequence ATGCGCAAAGTTATTCTCATCGTTCTTGATGGATTTGGAATTCGTGATGAAAATGTCCCTATACAAGCGGATGCCATAGCACTTGCAAAAAAACCAAATTTTGACTTCCTTTATGCAAATTACCCTTGGGTTCCAATTCATGCCTCTGGAGAATATGTTGGATTGCCAGATGGACAGATGGGGAACTCCGAGGTCGGACACTTAAATATCGGAGCTGGAAGAATTGTTTATCAAGACATAGTTAGAATAAGCAAGTCAATAAAAAATGGTGATTTTTTCAAAAACGATGTATTGCTTGGAGCTATTGAAAATGTAAAACGGAACAACGGATCTCTTCATCTTGTTGGACTTTTATCCGATGGTGGAGTTCATAGCCATATTGAACACCTTTATGCTCTGCTTGAGCTTGCAAAGATGAACGATGTTGAAAGGGTATATGTACATGCGCTTCTTGATGGGAGGGACACACCACCATCAAGTGCTATTGAATATGTGAGGCAATTTGAAGCAAAAGCTAAAGAAATTGGGGTTGGAAAAATCGCCGTCGTCGGCGGTAGATATTATGGAATGGATAGGGACAATCGTTGGGAAAGAACTGAAAAATATTACAGGGCGATGACGGAAGCCCAGGGTGAAAAATTTAAAAGCGCTGAGGAAGGAATTTTAAAATCTTATGAAAAAGGCGTAACAGATGAATTTGTCGTTCCGTTCATAGTTGTTGATGAAAACGGCAACCCGATCGGACAAGTTAAAGATGGCGATTCTATTATATTTTTCAACTTTAGAGCTGACAGAGCAAGACAATTGACAAGGGCTTTCATCAGCAATGACTTTGACAAGTTTCAGCGAAGAAAACTTGATGTTTATTTCGTCACGATGACTGAATATGATGACGATTTTGATGTTCCAATTGCGTTCAAGCCAGTTTATTTAACTAACACGCTTGGTGAAGTTATTTCAAAACAAGGTTTGAAACAATTACGAATCGCCGAGACGGAAAAATACGCTCATGTGACTTATTTTTTCAGTGGTGGGCGTGAAGACCCATTTGAAGGTGAAGATAGAGTTTTGATACCCTCGCCAAAAGTAGCTACATACGATTTGAAGCCGGAGATGAGCGCATTTGAAGTAACTGACAGAGTTGTTGAAGAAATAAATAAGCGCAAATATGATTTAATTGTGCTCAATTTTGCAAATCCCGATATGGTTGGACATACGGGTATAATTCCAGCTGCTGTTAAGGCGATAGAAGCGGTTGACACATGCATTGGGCGAATTTACAAAGCTGTAAAGGAAAATGGCTATGTTATGATAATTACCGCTGACCACGGGAACGCCGAAAAAATGATTGACCCTGAAACAGGTGAACCGCATACAGCTCATACAACAAGTCAAGTCCCATTTATACTTGTCATGGACGATTATCGTGGTGAATTGAAGAAAGACGGGAAACTTGGCGATATAGCACCGACGATATTGACAATTATGGGAATTTCTATTCCACCGGAGATGGACGGTGAGATTTTATTACTTGAGAAAGTGCCTTACGCAGTTAAATGA